One Ctenopharyngodon idella isolate HZGC_01 chromosome 3, HZGC01, whole genome shotgun sequence genomic window, CACATTGAGGCGGGGCAATTCGCTTCTTAGTCCTTTTCATCTgatgccttttagtctgaggccGTTTTGTCTGAGGCTATTTCGTTCGATGCCTATTTGTACGAGACCTGACACCTGACGTCGTTTTTCCTGAGACCTGAAGCCTTTCAGTCTGAGGCGCGATGCCGTTTTGTCCAGTGACTGAAGCCTTTTCGTTGTATGAGGTGTGAGGAAGTCCAAAAATGTACACCGTACtacggggttggctcacgttggcagcgtctgggtccaaatttgacacaccaaaccgacgctcgacagccgacggccaagtatcacgtccgttctgcgcctgtgtaagaagaaatgcctttccgtaccaatCAGAATgttcagatggcccgacggaccgacgagctccgacgctgattcaacatgtcgaatcggccgaaaaaagcAGATGAGGACCatcttcagccgacggtgcgaaAACTtcgtcagcttggtgtgttccgggctttaaaggggctatatgtatgatttttcatgtaatagcttttttttttattgccaatgtgtgaaaagtttgtaaaaaaaaaaacttataacAGTGTAACTTAATgacctcatctgtcgacatgatgccggtgaatcgcagagctggtgcaaacatgtCAACATcatcactatgatcagatgctttcagaactgctgttttctcaccactgtcatttttgttatttattgtgttactgagaggaaaacgTGCAGCAATTGCTGACTGCTGTTgacttaacggccaccggtgtcacTAACATAGGGTTTCTGAACTCTAAATAGAGcccccttaaaggattagttcacttctgaatgaaaatttcctgaatttactcaccccaatgCCATCCAAGaagttcatgtctttctttcttcaatcgaaaagaaattaaggtttttgaggaaaacattccaggattgtTCTCcattatagtggacttcactggggttcaacgggttgaaggtccaaattgcagtttcagtgcagcttcgaagcgctctacatgatcccagacgaggaataagggtcttatctaatgAAACGatctgccattttctaaaaaattaaatacaattttatatactttttaaccacaaatgcttgtcttgcactagctccgCGATCCGCCACGCATTatgttatcatgttggaaaggtcacgtcacgtaggtggaagtaccgcagtagggtgaaaaaaatccatctcattttctcctcaaacttccgacatcattgttttacctttttttgtaaaggccatttgtcttagtctttgcacgttcgctttgtaaacacttgcttggtacttctgcctacgtcacgtgtgacctttccaacatgattacgcaATGCGTGGCCGATCGCACAGCAGTGCAaaacgagcatttgtggttaaagtatataattttttttttttagaaaatgaccgattgcttcactagataagacccttattcctcgtctgggatcatgtagagccctttgaagctgcattgaaactgcaatttggaccttcaacccgttgaaccccaatgaagtccactgtatggagaaaaatcctggaatgttttcctcaaaaaccttaatttcttttcaacatcttggatgacataggggtgagtaaataatcaggaaattttaattctgaagtctagaactaatcctttaaaactaatcctttaacttccAGAAATCCAAACAAATAATGAGACGAGAAAAGATGATAAAAATTGAAGCTGTAATTCAGGTTCATTCATAATACTGTGGACAATAAAGTTAAacacggtgcattgtgggatacagtaccCAGCAGTGTGCTCAGTTGTTGTATCCTGCAGATTTTGGCAAAAGTAGTAGGTAATTTGGGTATACATACAGAAAAATTGCATACTGTGCACAATACGCAGACTATTCACGGTTTTGATGAATATCAGTCAACATGTTTCAGTGTATCTGTGCTAGTTACTCCATAAATCTCTCAGTACAACAAGAAAACATCtaataaatacaacaacaaaaaaatatatcaccATACAAAAAGTACAAAACATTTTCACTACAGCACTTCATTAGAAAACAGATCAGTACTTTTACAAGTCACAATCATGAGGTGCGCAGCGCACGAAACCCTGTACGTCACTTGAACATCACATTGAACTGATACTGTGGAGACTCTGGGATGgcgcaaaacacacacagacttaCAATCACCACAGATATCCATCAGTCCATCCAGCCTCACCCCATGGCGGTGGGTCGCACTGGAGAAAGCGTAGCTTATGACATgggtgttttctgaagtccttCCAGTGGTTGGGTCAGACCTTTTCCGTTCCTAAATAGCCCACGGAAACTGTCATGGAGCCGTGCGCTCTGAAAGCCGGCCCCTGGCCTTTTGTCCTGGCCGGTTGTGCTGCAGGTGGCACCCTGTTGCTCTCAGTCCACGGGGAACTCTGTCTCCAAGGCTGTCCCGGGACGGCTGCCCACGTGAGTGTCCTTCCGGAGCTGCAGGGAGACGCAACTCAGCCAGCTGCGGCTGGTGGGCATCTCTCCCACGATCTCCCAGCTGTCTGATTCTTCGCAGTACCTCTCTATAGTGTCATGATACCTGCGGGGGAAGTCAGTTCGATCAGAAATGCTCAACAGACAGCTGATATCACTAGCAGGCCTCAGAATGAGATTCCACAATGCGGAATATGTGGACGGAATCACGGAATccagtgataaaaaaaataaaaaaataaaaaaaggaatttgctgaaaaaaggtgtttttttttttgtttttttaaattgtttgtgtgttatcagcttaaagggaacctataatgccccttttacaagatgtagtataaatctctggtgtctccacaatgtgtctgtgaagtttcagctcaaaataccccacagatcagcttgtcaaatttgcccctatttgggtgtgagcaaaaacaagctgtttttgtgtgtgtccctttaaatgcaaatgagctgctgctctcggCCAGCTTTCCAGAAAAGGGCGGAGTTTTAACAGGctgtgcttcggttgctcaacaacaacaaagctggagaaactCACGCAGttaaaatgaggattgtcagtaactgggctttacattgtttaaatcggagtcggacactgatggagagactcaggaagaagttacaacttttagaatgcaactggacatttctgaatggttagtggataaatttatgtagttgctgtggagttgattcaactcatcgactagcatgtgccatcatgttaatcttttgtgcaaatccagcattgaacctccctttgcattgaactttgaacgtcgtaactttgcagatgttgtttatgctcaaacagcaacattacacactaactaaagttaaaaaagtgaaatcataatcaaccacccctttaagcaCATTGTGTTTGTCTATTGTTGGGACTTTGATGAGAATCAGATCACATTTTATGGCAAATTACTGCAGAAAACCAGTTAATTTCAATTCTTTTAATCTAACAgctgggggctcgtccgggatattcttgccactgtatacaCACTAAATGGAAGGTCAAaccaaaaaagcataacaggtctcctttaaaatttaattaaaaaggaatccagaaaaatttaaACAGAATTTGGAGGAAATCAATGGTaacttgtgaaaaataaaactgatttcatAGGACTCTAATGTAGTATCTCTCACCTGTCCCATCCCTCCTCTCCTCCTAAAACATAAATTTTTCCGTCCACCACCGCCACACCGGGCCGATAGCGTCTCTCCTTCATGGGAGCGCACATGGTCCACTTGTTGGTCTTCGGATCATAACACTCCACCTTATCCGTGTTCTCGGTGGAAGCGTGCCAGCCGCCTACAGAGGAAGAACTATGAGCTACAGGATAAAACTCATGTGACTGATGAAATAAAGGCCTCCATAGTCACCTATGACATATATCTTTCCCTTCAGGGTACAGGCAGCAGATCCAGAGCGAGCAATCTGCATGGGCGCCACCTCAGTCCACACGCATGTTTTAGGGTTGTACACCTGCGCCAAGTCTGTGCCATCGCCATCTTCTAAAACAGCACCTCCTGTGTGATTTCAGAAGGGAAACATCATCATCCTCATTCAGATTTAGGACTATAAATATTAGCATCACCAGACGGAAAcgcaaaaataatgattgtttttaAAGCCACATACACGACTTGTGTGCACACAAAGCTGCTTCATACAGCGTGCTAGTGCcacattgagttctctttcacgcttaaacggacaaaaacacaaaattaaggGAAAATTCCTGTTTTGTCAAGTATCCTTGTAAGTACattcttaaatgagttaaataaaatgttaaatgaacagagttgtgagaaaaaaaaagacctgcCATATGACGCGGATCTGAGATTATTCAGTGGACAGGACACAATGTCTGCACCTTTATAGATTAAGAGGGGTGTTCCTCAGGGGTCTGTTTTGGGGCCTCTAGTTTTTATTATCTATATAAATCATCTTGATTTTAACATTAAGAATgccagttttcatttttatgctgatgacacagtGATTTACTGCAGTGCACCCAAATTAAATCAAGCTGTTACTGCAGTCTGCTTTCAATGTTGTGCAACAAAGGCTTTGTTgcttgaatttgaatttgactCTGAATGCTAATAAAACTcaagtcatgtttttttttcaagatcAAAGAAACAAGCAGAGAATCTATTATCAGTTACCACCTTTGTAATTTACCACAGGGTactgaaacagaagttgtgacAGAATGCAAATATCTTGGTTTTATATTTGATGAATCTCTATCTCTTATATTTGAATCTCATGTAAATCAAATAAAGGACTAAACTCAAGCTCAAACTGGGGTTTTATTTCAGAAACAAAGCCTGTTTTTCATTTgaggcaaaaaagaaaaaaagattagtCTCTGCCATCTTTATGCCAGTTCTTGATTATGGAGATGTTTTGTATAAATTGGCACCAACCAATTAGACACTCTTTATCATGGTGCTCTCAGGTTTATAACAAATTGTAATTTTAGAACTCATCGGTCCATACAGTAGTGTTTTACAGTAGTCTGGAATCAAATGCTCATTCTACAACAGTGCCTGGAGCTTGTGTTGGAGGAAACCTGCTACCTGTCACATAGAGTAATCCATCCAGCGCCACCACAGCAGGACTAGTGACTGCCATCTTGACAGACTCCATAAACTGCCATGCGTTTGTGTGAGGATTATAACACTCAACAGAGTCCAGACGAGAACGGCCTTCCCAGCCGCCCACAGCAAACACATATCCATCCAACATCACCAACCCTGGAAGAGCAGAACAACACTGTTGTACactcattcatttatttcaatttttgaaACAAGAGGGTCTTGTTTATTTCCAAACAATGGTAAGAAACAGGGCATGGTGTAATGCTACATTCGGATGTGGGATATTTGTAAAGATTTGGTGTCCGTTACCCAGTTCTGATCGAGCCACGTTCATGGGTGCCATCTCTAACCAGGAGTCAAAACACGGGTCATAGCGCCACATCTCTCTACTTGCCGAGCCATCTGGAAACTCACCGCCAGCCAAATACAACATGGAGcctgtaaaaacacacacaattcaAACCAAAAAACATCAACAAAGTGGTCATCTCTGACCACTGGCACTTGAATGCCTGGTAAACAATAACTCATTTACACTACCAACAGTAAGTTGGGGTCTgtaagtatttttaagaaatgaatacttttattcagcaatgatgcattaaattgataaaacaTGACAGTAAATACTtctataatgtaacaaaagatttctatttcaaataaatcctgttgTTTCTTCTAAATCctaaaaatgtatcaaagtttccacataaatatgaagcagcacaactgtttttttttcaacactgataataatcagaaatgtttcttgagcatcaaatcatcaaatgatttctgaaggttcaTGTGACAATAaagcctggagtaatgatgctgaaaattcagctttgacacaggaataaattacattatacaatatattcatatagaaaaccattattaaactgtaatatttcacaatattactgtttttactgtatttctaatcaaataaatgcagctttgatgaacataagagacttatttcaaaaatattttaaaaatcttgcaGACTTTTGAATGATATTCTAAATCTCATGATATTTAAGTATTCACTTACAAACAGctattgttttcaaaagtttggtgtaaaATAGTCTAATTAAATCTAGTGAAAAACAGACCAGATATGTTTTCATATAATGAACACAaggttaatatttaattatgttcatttatatgaatcaatataacaatacatggtaataaaaagtaatattttaatgtatgtttacattttaaatgttaaaaatcccaaaaatgttgcttaattttataaatcgccaacaaaataattacaaatacattgtgaatatttaatatactgcccagccctagttgaatatcaaataaaaACGTCACTAAGCAATTGACTCAGAAAGCTGAACAGCAATGTCACATCCTTTTACACACTCACCagtaggggtgggaatctttaggcACCTCACGATCGATCCGATCCGATCCGATTTTGGGAGTCACAATCTGATTCCAAAACGATTCTTGATCTACCTTTTTTCTTATTAACTAATTAGTTTACCGACTTGAAAATCTTAAaatcttttttacatttaatttaatatatagttataagtactttttaaaataattacaaattaaaaaaaataaattaaaacaattgtatattaagaatttatataaaatatataaactaatatAGCTTTGAAACATATAAGCAAGtagtaaataataaagaggaacaaagaaacatattacaagcaataaacagaGTGCTTTTAGTATTTAAGAGTATCTGAACGTTTTCCATTCATGAgctgtgagtgatttttctctttctcataaCATATCAAGCAAAGCATCCTGTGCAATGAAGCCCGTGAATgtccttgtaattcgcttcaatcTTTCCGGAAGACTATTTTATGGAAGGTTCGagtagtgtgtgtatgtgaggaattggaagcaagcagaatatgggtgtttctaaagcacatcaTTGCGTATCtgcggttaaaaactaagctAAGAATCAATCCAGAATTGTTGGATAGAGAATCACGATGCATCAATGCATCGATTTTTTTCCTCCCACCCCTACTCACCAGACACGACTAGGCCGTGTTTGCTGACGGCGAAGGGCAGGCAGGCCAGACTCTTCCACTGGCTGGTGAGGGGATCGAAACTCTCCACGCTGCGCAGCACAACCTTATCATCCTCTCCTCCTACAGTCACAATCACCTCAGCTGTGCctgacagacacaaacacacaccagcCACTGGATGAGTACAGTCATCCAGACATTGTGCTTGTTCCAGACCAAAGCATCCCAGGACACACCTCAGGATTACCTTAGCATTTCTTTGGACATTACATAATTCCCATACTTCCATTTGTGTAATTTCAGTGTTTCAATGACTTTACTACCAATCTACAATGTGGAAAGAGGACTCCAATCTAAATTCTAAACAAGGAATCAGATGAAAActtttgtttctagcccttacggttcaaaagttattagcataaaaatGTGTGCAAATTTGTACAGTTGTTGGCACTAGAGGGTTTGAGTTAGACACTCCAAAATTGCTGTGATTTATGATTTGGCTCttctctatctgtgtgccaaattacAAAGAACAGCTTTCCCGCAAGTGGTTCTATGGGCTGGCCACAGACTCaagggaggaagaggaagaagaagaggaagaaaaagaagaagaggtagaagaacaggaagaggaagttggtgcttggcccctaaaaaTCCAGAATTAGCTGGGGAATTGGCTCGGATGTAACTGTAGAAACAAATGGAATTGTCTGacagtgtaaatgcagtgaTAATGCATGCAGAAGGCGTTGTTGCAGGACAGGTTTAGGGTCATAGATACTGTGGTCACCTGTTGCACGTCGAGGCCGAGCTCGGGGGCTGTACAGCTCTCCTCTGCGGTCCTGCAGCAACAAATAGTCCTTGGCTTCAGAGATCAGCTTCTGGCACTTGAGCGACTCCTTCACAACATCCAGAGTCTCGACGACGTCATGAATGTAGTACGGACTGATGAGCGGCAGCCTGATGTGCTCTAGAACCTACAAACCACAGTCACaatcacatgtgatcagtgaaaCACAGAACTTTAGGCAACTGGAAATATTAGACTGGTTTTCGGTTTCGTCCGAAACAAAGAGTCCACATAATCCGATCACATCTCCCGCTTTAGTACTAGtaacagcacaaaataaacatgaacaagGATGGAAACTATatatactgaaatgaatcatttcTCATGTAATCTCGTTTGGATATTGCGGGATCTGTGACATCACacaggcaaatacatttgcatatgcctgCCTCTAGAGCAAGACATCAAcgaataattatatattatagcaCTATAGGCCCACTATAGGCCCACTGGTGTTCAGTTGCATTGtgtcaaaagcaaataaaatccattataatcagacgctgtctacactgatacagtataaaaaaaaaaaaataaaaaaaaatgcgtgTTCAGTTTCTGATGACCTCCAACACGCTTGAGtctgtcgacaacaggacaaatggaagagtgaaagaatgTTAAAAGTTTAAACAGTTCATTTGTGTCTCTGTACAGACTTTAGAAGGATCCCTGTGTCCAAAACAAGTGGTTGGTTTATTTTAACGGCGTCCCAGATCGTGtcagaggattatatgtttgttcggagcatttgatttgtaaatgaaaagaaacttttgttaAAAGATGAAGCAGTCGACTGTATTGAATCTTACAGCAGCTGCATCAAACTCTAAGTAAACGTTTTCATAACACTTTGTAAATGatggttttatatggataatgttttcaaaatacTTACATGCAATAGGGAGTGGGCGTTGATACGGTTTCTTGTGCAgtgatgttagccaatcataacagtgatcatttactgacaagccttaaaggagccgcGCCCTAAAAACTGATCATTTCAGACAAGAGGGTCAGAATAAGGGTTGAAAATAATCGTTTCtctgcatatactgtatatgttttttgattttttttttttttttttgtgtgtgtgcaaaaaacgttattaaaattataaaatgaacCTCAAGGACcatactaaaataattaaaaaatgtcatgACCCTTTTAAATGTCCATAACTCTAGACAGCAGAGTTTAGCAACATACATGCACTGtaataaataatcattatatttttgcCTAAACTTttgtcttcattatttaatgtttgtttgaataaatctgtcatgacaAGTTTAcacttaaatgtttatatttcaagaTCAAATTGTAGCAGAAACATCATTATATCATTAGAAATTTGATATAAAAACTGCCATGTGCTCAATTTAAATGCCTATACACTACTCAggttttatttgagtgttgattattaaataaatttgattcattaattgattattaaatatactttatttcagttgagctaaatgaaaattttatttttggtttctgTGTTTCAGTAAAAAATTGATTTCGGTGCATCAATACATGTGATACCatccaaaaagacaaaaagataaaaatgacaGCTGCTATTGCTTCTGGTCCAATCAGGCCTAGTTTTACATTTCTCATAGAGCCCTGTGAAGTGACTGTTCTCTTCATAATCATAGCCTGTTAGGAGCATGTGACCTTTCACAGGCTTAGCtcatcaaaacaaacaaaggCGGCTAATCCCAGACATCTGCTGGAGCTCCACCACGGACCCACCTGCTCTACTGAGATCATAATACACAAACCCCCAGCTCCTTTGGAAACATGTCTCAAAAAACAGTGGAGTTTGACAACACAATATGAAAATCTTTTTatcctacactcttaaaaataaaggctccaaatgtttttttttttttgtcgtttttttttgtcgttttttgcagcgatgccatagaagaaacATTTGTCAGAACTTTCACAGTTCGAAAAGTCATAAACACGTTGCagaagtaatccatatgaatcgagggGTGTAATCCAAGTGTTCTGAAGAGACACTGTATAAGACATTGA contains:
- the si:ch211-256e16.3 gene encoding kelch-like protein 20 translates to MEIMAVNLPATSPTTSTLPPSPSVEDSGFPLSSLDSEDYVFVEARHPNKVLEGLNSLRLNNAFCDVTLCCGGQEFPCHRIVLASFSSYFQAMFSTDLMESRQERVAINGVEPQMIGMLVSYAYTAEVVISKANVQALLAAANLLDVMAVREACCRFMERQMDEMNCVGIHCFAEAHSCRELERRSMEYIQQHFSSVCQQEEFLSLCADKLTEIISSDHLNVPKEETVFEAAIVWLEKNPSRRQSFEKVLEHIRLPLISPYYIHDVVETLDVVKESLKCQKLISEAKDYLLLQDRRGELYSPRARPRRATGTAEVIVTVGGEDDKVVLRSVESFDPLTSQWKSLACLPFAVSKHGLVVSGSMLYLAGGEFPDGSASREMWRYDPCFDSWLEMAPMNVARSELGLVMLDGYVFAVGGWEGRSRLDSVECYNPHTNAWQFMESVKMAVTSPAVVALDGLLYVTGGAVLEDGDGTDLAQVYNPKTCVWTEVAPMQIARSGSAACTLKGKIYVIGGWHASTENTDKVECYDPKTNKWTMCAPMKERRYRPGVAVVDGKIYVLGGEEGWDRYHDTIERYCEESDSWEIVGEMPTSRSWLSCVSLQLRKDTHVGSRPGTALETEFPVD